The genomic DNA TCTTGGGTTAAGAGGGTGTTTGGGCAGGTATATGAGCAGTAGCAAAGATCCTGCATCGCCCCCTAAATCCCCCAAGTTTGGGGGACTTTGAATTGTGAGTCCTTCTAGTTGCAAAAAATCTGCCTGCAACGGCTCGGTTCCCCTCAGAATTGGGGGGCTAGGGGGGCGGTTCGCAGCAGTGACTTTATACAGCATGCTCTAGGACTCCGGCTGAATCGGCACACCGTCGCGCAGTCGCAGAATCCCTGAAACGATCAGATTTTCACCGGGGTTTAAGCCATCAATTACCTGATAGTCCTGCGCCTGGATCTCGCCCAGTGTTACCGGACGCATTCGTGCCACCTGTCGCGCTTCTCCCTGGGAATTGTCGGTTTCGGCAACGTAGGCAAAACTTTTACCGCTGACCTGCAAAACCGCATTGGTAGGAATCAAAATGCCCGTATCCCGATCCCAGATGATCCGTGCCTCCACAGACTGTCCGTTTCGCAGCCGTCCATCGGGGTTCGGAAATCGGGCTTTGACCAGCACCACCTGGGCAGCAGAATCTACCGTCGGCGAGATAAAGTTAATCGCTCCCGTGCCAATGCGATCGCGTGTAACCGGATCAATTAACTCCACCGTTAAGCCGCGCCGCAGCTGATTGAGACGATTGGAGGGCACAGATAAGCGCAAGTCCAGCGCATTGTTTTGCACAATGTTAGTAATGGATTGCCCACCCGACACCACATCGCCCACCTTAAAAAAGAGCTCGCCCACCGTGCCGCCGATCGGGGCAACGACTTCTTTAAACCCCACATTCACCGCCGCCGCCGAAACCTGGGACTGTGCCTGCCGAATTCCGGCATTTGCCTGATTCACTACCGCCCGCGCCTGACTCACGGATGCCTGCGCCGCCGAAACCCGCTTCTGTGCCGCATCAACCCGATCGCCCGCAATATCGAGATCCGTTTTAGCCCGATCGTAGTTATAGGTGCCGATCGCCCCCTGGCTCAGCAAAAACGATGCCCGCTCATAGTTCGTCTTCGAGAGATCGCGGCTCGATTGGGCACTGGCTAACTCCGTCTGAGCCACCTCCAGATTCTTCTCCGCCACCCGGAACTGATCAACCATCGCCTGTTGATTTGCCTGCGCTGCGCTCACTCCTGCCTGCGCTCCCTGAAGCTGGGGAACCGTTTGACCGGGCTGAATCGTCAGAATTGGCGTTCCCGGATCGACCCGATCGCCCGGCTGTACCAGCACATTTACAATTCGTCCCTGGGTCTCCGGTGTGAGGTTTACCTTTGCCGCAGATTCCAGCGTGCCAATAAACTGTGAGCTTTCGATCACCGTGGCAGGCTGCACCACCTGTAGCTTAACGGGAACTGCGGGCGGGGCTGATGCCTGAGTAGTGCCATCTCGACAGGAAGCCAGAGGCAGGGTCAACAGAAACAAACTCAAAACGGGGAACGATCGGAGGAATTGAAAAAAGCCAGTTTGAGTTAAATGGGAATACGGCATAGGATACTCACCCCGCACGTTATCTGATCACTTTTGAAGCGTTTATTCTCTGATCACTTATTTTAGGTGTTTATTTCTTAAATCGAACAAGTTCCCCGCGACCAGCCCCACTCCTCCACGCCGACAGACACCTGGGAACCCGGCTGCACATTGCCTTTGCCTAAATCAATCAATGTGACTGCGGTTGCTGCCTGGAATGCCCCCCGATAGATCGGCTGTCCGTAGCCGTTTACGCGATCGAAGGTGAGTGTAGAAACCTGCGGCGGTTGACCGGAGCGATTCCAGGTGATTTGCGTAAAACGACCGTTGAGAAACTTTGCGTTGTAGCTCCAGCCGTTATTCATGCGTCCGTTGCAGGACAATTGCTGTGCAGCACGAACGGGTGAGAAAACGGTACTTGCGATCGCAAAACCAGCTCCAATGAGTCCAAAGGTGATTGTCTGTTGCGTAATCTTTAAGGACTTATTCATAGTTACTTTCTTGTTCCTGTTCTAGCGTTTTTTGCGTACTTAGAGTCTGAGAAAAGAGAAGTTTTGCCCCTCCGCAGACCGAGGAGAATACCCAATGGCCTATAATCGCTCGATCCATGAGTGGGCTAATTACAGACGAGTCGATCGCGACAAAGTAATCAACAGGATCAGCAAATTAAATCAGAGATGTGACGGGTAGATTACAGCAGAAAGATATGAAACCCATAGGAAAAGGAATCGCAACGCACTTCACACATTGATACAATTACTTATAGAGACGGGGATTCACAGGGAACAGCATTGGGAAAGTTCAGCATTTCGCCTAACGAGAAACAAACAAAGGGATTTTCAGGAACAGGGGGTGAACCCGCAGCAACCCACAGCAGCAGTTTATCTGGGTCATAGACACCCTGGCGTAGCGAACCATTGCCGCCAGGACTGGCATCATCATCGAACAATTCCAAAGGGCTGGGCTGCATCGTGTTGGGATCGGTGCGATCGCGCCCAATTTTTACCATGCCTGCTGCGTCCAATTTGCCGTACAGCGTACTCACCCCATCCGGCTCCATCAGCTGTGCAAATCGCTTAAAACGGCTGGTTGTGGATGCATTGAGGGGAAGTCTCTGATGCTCAAAGATTTCGGGTTGCTCCGCGTGATTTGTGACGTAAAGCACTCCGTTTTCTTGCAGCTCCCGCACTGCCAGATGGTTGCCCACAATTTCAAAAACGTCTGCTTCCTTGGATTTACCATCTGCAATCATGATTAGATTTGCTCTTGCACTCGGCTCCGATTCCTTCAGTTGGCGGGCTTCGGTAAACGTCGTTGAAGTGCGCAACACCTGCGCCATCATTTGCACATCGCTGCGACCGTCTAAATTCATCTCAGCAAACGATCGCGGATGCAGGGAGTCTAACCCCATTGTGATTCCCGCCACATTCAAGCCCCAGTTGGGCCACACCACCGCCGGATAGGTAATAAACACATGGGGCAAACCATTCTGCGGCTGACGAACAAACACAACGGGATTGTTCATGATGTAGTCAACCGGACGATCCTGGTTGTCCAGCGTACTGCCGTGGTACAGGCGACCGTCTACCGTGGCTTCCCCCGTTGCGACCCACTGACTGCATCCATCCCAGAACAGCACATTGGGCAAGGTGTTACCGAATATTTCCTGAAGCACATCGCCATACGCCAACGCCATGCAGGACTCGAAGGTCATACCAATATCCTGGGTTGCCGCTGTCAGTCCCCGGCATTCCTCAATGACATCGGGATAGGAACGATTCGCAGCAAATTGTCCCAGCGCTAACCCCCGACCCGCAAGCCGCAGCACTCCCAAAACTTCATTTCCCAGAGAGGCGATTTCTTCGTGCAGCATTTGCCCATGCTGATAGCCCATTTCATAGGGCGTTCCCTGGAGCCAGATGACGCGAATAATTCCCCGATCGACGCGCCGGGGGGAAACGGGCTGCCAGTTTGACGGCAAAAACTGAGCGATGCGATCGGCAGAAATCGTGGGCGGAACGGGGGGGACGACGCTGGAAGTGCTGGAAATGGGTTTTCCGTCTTCACAAACACAGCGGGTATCAGCCGCCGATGCCTGAAGTGACAGCAGCCAATCCTCCAGCGCCATTCCCGCCGACTGAGCCGCTGCTCTGGGCTGAAAACGGGAGACTTGCCGACCCAGACGCGCCAACACTCTGGCATCGATCACCGCATCCGGGGTGGGATACCGCTGTAAAATTTCTAGGAGCGAAAGCTGCCCATCCTCTGCGGCTGAAAGAACGATCGCCGATCGCAACGCCTGAATATTGGCGACATTGGCACGAGTCCGCACGACCTGCCCCACCTGAAACAGCAGATACTCCCCCAGCAGCGTGTTGAGGGTTCGGTCTAAAAATCTCAAATTCGCAGCGATCGGTTGATTTAACCCATTCTGAACCGCATCTGGATCGATCCCTGCCACTCGAAAGATCGATCGCCAACCCCTCGAAAGCTCTCCGGTTTCGGCAAAGCGGGTTAAATCTTGAAGGGGAATGGAACGCCCTAGTAACCCAAACTGAATAACCAGATTGCGATTTACTAACGCAGGAGAATCGCTGGGCAACTGAGCCGTGAGGATTGCCTTTCCTGAAGGTTCTGCGATCGTGCCAAGCGCAGGCTGTAGCGTTTTGAAGACAGCACGGGATTGGGGAGTGGCGGGTTCTTGGTCTGCTGATGCGGCACTGCAATCGCACACCAATTCTGGGATCAGGGATTGCGTGACCTGAAGCACAGGCTCCAGGCGGGTCATCACCCGATCGACATCGTCATAGACACTGGCTAAAAGTCCTAGATCCAGCCGCACAGTGGAAGCAGGATAGTTCTCCGTTAGCTCCATCAACGTAAACCGATCGTCCTTTTGCAGGCTCTTGCTGAGGGAAGCCTGGAGTGCGTGCAGACTGCCATCCCTGAGCGGATTTCCAACAGCTTTATTTAGCTGAATCAGCGCAAAATCGCGGGTGCTATTCCGCAGGGATTTAGGTGGAGTAATGGCTGTGGTAAGCCAGCGGCTAATATTTTCCGGAGTCTGCTCACTTTCCTGCAAAAATTGCAGCAGTTCTGGGGAGGTGGACTCGTTCGCCGCAAGTGCCTGTAATTCCGATCGGGAAATTGGCAGCGTGCGATCGCCAAACTGCAACACAACCGTTCCCGCCGCAGTTGCCTGCGTTATGAGAACGAACAAGCTGATGGCACAGCCCAATAAAAAGTAGAATAACGATCGTCTAAGGCGAGAGATAGAATGATAGACAAAAGAATACATAGAATGGCGGATAGGGAGAGATACAGGGAACTATAGCTTATTACTCCGATAATGCTACTCCGGTAATACTACTCCGATAATCGATAATCTTATTCCGATAATATTTGTCCTATTCGTCGGCGATCGATCGTCTGTCAATGTAGTGCTGAGTTGCAGCAGATTTACCCTCCTTGTCATTCAAGAAATGTCGTTAAAGAAATGTCGTTAAAGAAATACAGCTTTAGAAGCCGTATCGTGACAGTCTGATCGTCACACCATTTAACACGCCATTCAAACTGAGTTTTGGCACTTACTGATACCCCAGCTCAGGGTAACGGCGATACAGGGTCGGACGGGGGGTGTTTGGTTGCAGCCTAGCGAAAAAAGATATGAAACTCATAAGAAGGAATTTCTCTACCGCATCTCATCGCTTCACGATAGCTTCGGCAATCAAATAAAATTAAACAGAATGCAGCAGGAATAGGGTAAGTCAGGTGCAGATCAAAACATCAGAGCGTTGCTAATCCAGTGTTTCGCTTCGCGGATTCATCTCACAGAATGTACATTCATAATGATCAAATTATATTAAAAATTAAACAAATTAAAGACATAGAAGTTTATATAGCAATCATAAATGATTCGTGAGAAAAGGGATGTGGAGCTTCGTCCCACGCAGGAGTGGAACCCCTCCACCTCAAATACAAGGCAGAAGGGATTGCTATATCGATGCATTATCCGACAGCACCAGTTAATATTGATGGAGGTAGAATATTCATAAAAATGCTCCTTTGTATCAAGTCCCAGTGTTTTGTTCTTAAGCCTTTAAACAAGATTTTGTAAACACTTCGTCATGATGCCTTACGATGTCCAGCATCTCCTTCCTCCAGCATCATTTCCACAACCCTGAAGCAGACAGCTTCCCCTGGAGAAGCCCGCCGTATTGGTCGTGAAGCCTATCCCTGCATTCCACTCTCGCTAACACAGCTCATACTTAAAACTTTACGATTTGTCCAATCGAAGATTCAAAATCAGTATAAAGCGATGAATTCCAACCTGTGGACTAAGTGGGCAGAAAATAAGTACAACCGCTTCCTATTTTTGCTCCTTTGGCTGTTGGTATCTATTGCCTTACCCGAAAGACAATTTCTTGCCACAGGCACGATTTTGATTCTGTTTTTGGTCACAATGCTATCGATCGTGCGCCAGCTTAGACCCAACCAATGGTGGCTGAAATACTATGCTGCATTGGTGTTCCTGAATATAGCCCTGTTAGGATTCCAGTGGTAGAACTGTTAAATATCTCTACATGGAGCCACAGCTATAGTGTCATCGCAGCTATCCTTTTTATTGTGATTTGCGTACCCATTCTGCTGCTTCAGCAGGAGTTTTTCTCAACCCCAAAAGTGACAGCAGATACCCTTAAAGGGGGAATTGCCATTTACGTCTTGATGGGAGTCGCCTGGGCGATGGTTTACACCATTTTGTTTGACTTTAATCCGAGTTCCTTCGCTGGTGTTCAACCCTCTCAGTTCCGATCCGATCTCCTGCACTTCAGTTTTGTCACTTTAACCACTCTGGGCTACGGCAATATTCTGCCGATGGAGACTTCAGCCAGACTTATTTCTGATTTAGAAGCGATCGCCGGCATTATGTATCCAGCCATTCTCATCTCTCGCTTAGTCAGCGAATATTCTTCCAAGAACAAGGAGATTCACCATGGAAATTGAAAGACCGAACAGCTCACCGTTAACCGAAGATGATTTGCAACATCTTGAAAAATTAGAGGCTCTACTGGGGAAATCGATCGCCGATGGCGTGATCACTCGCCAGGAACTAAATGCTATCAAGGTGCAGATCGCGGCAAATGGGAAAGTGATGATTGAAGAATTAGATCTGGTGCGTAAATTTATCCGAGAGAAGATAGCAAACGGAGAACTTGCAATTAATTTTTTTAGTTAAATCTTACCAACGCTGAAATTAATCATCGAGGGCACTGAGCGGCGCATGACTCGCCTCAAAAACAAGGAGGAGCGCAAGCAATATTCCAGTGGAAAAAGAAGACCTTCACCGTCAAGAATCTGGTGATGAGCTAGCGCAAAGGCAAGGTACTGTACTTGAATGTACCTATGAGGGTAAAAAGCATGACAAAGCGATTTGTGACGAGGAGGATTACCGTTTTCCCAAAGGCATCCAGTTGTGGAAAGACCCAGGCTTTCAGGGCTATGAACCGGAAGGGGTAAAGACGCATCAACCGAGGAAGAAATCCCGCAAGGGAGAATTGCATGAGACAGAAAAGCAGCGCAATCAGAAGATATCCAGAGCAAGTAGAGATCGAGCATCACATCGGGGGCATCAAGCGGTGCAACATTGTGGTGCATCCCCTCAGAACTCGAACGGATTACTTCACTGATACCGTGATGGAGATTGCTTGTGGGCTGCACAACTTTCGATTGAGCCAACGTCAGCAAGCC from Leptolyngbya ohadii IS1 includes the following:
- a CDS encoding efflux RND transporter periplasmic adaptor subunit, whose protein sequence is MPYSHLTQTGFFQFLRSFPVLSLFLLTLPLASCRDGTTQASAPPAVPVKLQVVQPATVIESSQFIGTLESAAKVNLTPETQGRIVNVLVQPGDRVDPGTPILTIQPGQTVPQLQGAQAGVSAAQANQQAMVDQFRVAEKNLEVAQTELASAQSSRDLSKTNYERASFLLSQGAIGTYNYDRAKTDLDIAGDRVDAAQKRVSAAQASVSQARAVVNQANAGIRQAQSQVSAAAVNVGFKEVVAPIGGTVGELFFKVGDVVSGGQSITNIVQNNALDLRLSVPSNRLNQLRRGLTVELIDPVTRDRIGTGAINFISPTVDSAAQVVLVKARFPNPDGRLRNGQSVEARIIWDRDTGILIPTNAVLQVSGKSFAYVAETDNSQGEARQVARMRPVTLGEIQAQDYQVIDGLNPGENLIVSGILRLRDGVPIQPES
- a CDS encoding C45 family autoproteolytic acyltransferase/hydolase, producing MFVLITQATAAGTVVLQFGDRTLPISRSELQALAANESTSPELLQFLQESEQTPENISRWLTTAITPPKSLRNSTRDFALIQLNKAVGNPLRDGSLHALQASLSKSLQKDDRFTLMELTENYPASTVRLDLGLLASVYDDVDRVMTRLEPVLQVTQSLIPELVCDCSAASADQEPATPQSRAVFKTLQPALGTIAEPSGKAILTAQLPSDSPALVNRNLVIQFGLLGRSIPLQDLTRFAETGELSRGWRSIFRVAGIDPDAVQNGLNQPIAANLRFLDRTLNTLLGEYLLFQVGQVVRTRANVANIQALRSAIVLSAAEDGQLSLLEILQRYPTPDAVIDARVLARLGRQVSRFQPRAAAQSAGMALEDWLLSLQASAADTRCVCEDGKPISSTSSVVPPVPPTISADRIAQFLPSNWQPVSPRRVDRGIIRVIWLQGTPYEMGYQHGQMLHEEIASLGNEVLGVLRLAGRGLALGQFAANRSYPDVIEECRGLTAATQDIGMTFESCMALAYGDVLQEIFGNTLPNVLFWDGCSQWVATGEATVDGRLYHGSTLDNQDRPVDYIMNNPVVFVRQPQNGLPHVFITYPAVVWPNWGLNVAGITMGLDSLHPRSFAEMNLDGRSDVQMMAQVLRTSTTFTEARQLKESEPSARANLIMIADGKSKEADVFEIVGNHLAVRELQENGVLYVTNHAEQPEIFEHQRLPLNASTTSRFKRFAQLMEPDGVSTLYGKLDAAGMVKIGRDRTDPNTMQPSPLELFDDDASPGGNGSLRQGVYDPDKLLLWVAAGSPPVPENPFVCFSLGEMLNFPNAVPCESPSL
- a CDS encoding potassium channel family protein; this encodes MVELLNISTWSHSYSVIAAILFIVICVPILLLQQEFFSTPKVTADTLKGGIAIYVLMGVAWAMVYTILFDFNPSSFAGVQPSQFRSDLLHFSFVTLTTLGYGNILPMETSARLISDLEAIAGIMYPAILISRLVSEYSSKNKEIHHGN